The genomic window TAATGTCAATCCCATTGTTTCTTGCATGGGAGCAACTTGATGCTTTTGTATGCACGTGGCTTCATTCCACGATCTCAAACAATCCTTTTGCCAGAGTTGTTGATTGCACGTATTCCTAGCAAGATGCTCACAAATTTCCATACGTTACTCAATACCAAGGCAAGACAACTATGATTTGAGTTGTGAAATCTTAGTAAAGGTGGTCGCACCATTGGAGAGTTCATTATGTGCAATCATGCAATCAATGATTCATTGATCTTTATTGCCAGCCCCATTCTGCATCATAATCTCATCTAAATTGTTCTTGAAGCACTTCCTGAGGATTACAATTCTGTTGTTGTTACGAGTAAGGATGGCCCCTGTTCATTGTTACAACCTTTGAACCAAACTTTTCTCTCTAAAGCAACAAGTCATGCGCCGTGGAGGTGGTTTTTTTGGTTGTGGGGTGGTTCTTTTGGACATTGCAGTCCTTTTGGCAGTGTTTAATGCCATATCTACCATAAATTTGGTCACGGTGCAacaatttattaatatattatcacTCTGGATATGGTAACTAAGGCTTCATGACATGAGGAACACCTCAAAATCAAATGTTGATGCCTTAGAGGCCTTAGCTCCCTACTCATTTTGGCTATACAAACCATATGCATACTCCTCCACGACAACATCATCCTCAAGCTCTTCTCACTGGCACTTATTCTCAATTCAACAACCAATGATTGTACACCTAATTCATGTCTCACCGTGCAACAACATATGCATCTAAATCTTACTGATTCAGTTTCCTTGCCAGAATCTGATCATGTGCTCGAGAAATGGTCAAGTTGTCAATAAACTTAAGGTTCCATGTCTTTTCCATCCTCCACTAAACCTAATAAACTTTTGAGTTGTCGATAATTTTTGTTCTACTGTAAAAATATTCCTACTATAAATACTTATACTATTAGATGAGAGCAATGATTGCGGAGACAATTGTTTGAGTGAGACTTTCGTAAATGAATTTGGTTTACTACGACGAGAGCATTATCTTGGTCATGACCTCGGCAATGGAACGGCCAATTAAGGTTGATAAAGGAACGTTGAATGTGGATTGGGGGAGATTCATCCACATTTGTGTTAAAATCGACTTGAGCCTGCCTGTTGTAGGTAAGATGTGTTTGAGGTGTTCGATAATGAAGGTCTCCATATCCTTTGTTGTCGGTGTGGTTGCTAAGACCATATTACCAGACATTGCACTGCTTTGGTGGTGTCTCCGACGGCCTCTCCTGTTGAGAAAGAAGGGGATATTCCTCATTTCAAACATGGAAATTCCTCTCATTGATTCTGATTCCAAGTGGAGGCGAAAATCACGCGGATTCAAATAATCAGGAACTGGTTGAGACAAATAAATGACAATATTCAAGCGGAAGAATACTGAATATACAAAATGTTGTTGATGGTATTGCAGACATTGCAAAGAAGATTGTCAAAAGGTCAAGTGGGACTAGCAACCACAAAGTCTTTGGGGTTAAACTTTAAACAATATGTCAGAAGATGTTCAAATGGATGGAGTCACTCAGGGTAACATTCCCTAATATCCGCATTATTGATTCTTGGAGTGATGCAGTGACAGAGAAAGACTATACTCAAAAATATTTATAGTGGTAGAAGTCTTGCATAATTTGAGGAGGTTTTTATTTTCCActcttttttgtctttatctTTTACTCAATTAAGTTTATATCtcccaattttttatttcttttttatttcttgaataaatttctaatatatataaaaaaatatgattcaaAGAGTTTGTAAAATatttacttaaaaataaaaagtttatgaaatatgcatcaacaatatataaaaatttcaatttatatacATTGTTAAGAAAATTACTTATGCATTCAACAATGTATTAATTGTCATATTTGGCAAAAACAATTTCTTACATAAAAGGAAAATGTATAGATTATGGACCCgtttggattaatttatttttgagcttatgcaaacaacttatgcaatttttatgtattattataaatttgtcaaggtagtttatgataaaataacttataaaaatataattttcactagtgtgaacttataaaaaagcataaaacctaatttatattgcataagttatctgcataaactcaaaaataaactaatccaaacaGGACCTACATGTAAAAAATAcactatataaaattaattccTTTTgcaataaagaaataaaataaaagatactAATTCTTTTGAGGGGGTATTGTAAAGAATGTGCACACTCGTTTTATCTGTTAGTGATGCAAGCCCTTAcgacactttttttttccttctgatCTTTTGAGGGATACCAGTACGACAAAACAAatcttttctttcttccttCGAGGTAATTGACATTCATTTAAAGGGTTGACATCTCTCAATAATAAATCTTTTTTCACACGCACCGGTTAGGAATCAAATCCAGACTAGATTGGTTATGAATTAAGTATCTACCATTTGTGTCACACTATGTGTGAGCATTTTACTTCTTTTGATACGTATTAACTTAAATGTACTTTtagttttcttaaaaaaaaaaaatagtacttttagaaaaatgacAATACGTAGTCAATTTTGAATTTGACAAGTTGAACAAGCCAAATGACTTCATGGATGATGGATCACCCACCGTCTATAAAAGAGCTGGTGTTGGTTTAGGAAAACACAAGCTAGAATGGCAGAGATTAAACTACATGGATTTTGGTATAGTCCTTTTACTTTAAGGATAGTATGGACCCTAAATCTGAAGGGTATACCATATGAGAACATAGAGGAAGATCGCTTCAATAAGAGTCCTCAACTTCTTGAATATAATCCAGTTCACAAAAAGACTCCTGTGCTAGTTCATGATGGAAAACCCATACGCGAGTCCATGATCATTGTAGAATACATTGATGAGATATGGCCACACAACTCATTGCTTCCTGCTGATCCCTATGACAGAGCTCAAGCCCGATTTTGGGTCAAATATATTGATGACATGGTAAATTTTTTCTAAACTTAAtcaccatattattaattactttACTTTTCTAGCCTTTCCACCGTGATCATGACCAAGTGCACTTCCACAATAATACAAGTTCCATACATGTTCCCCTTATTTGATAGCTACAGTCTATAACTAATTTACTTTAACTTGTATCTTAAACATTATCATTAGTTTTATGTTATAATGATCTCATCTTGATTCAAACTAACAATATGGTGATAAATATTTAAAGATTTCAGCAATGTCGGCACACTTACGTAGCAGAAATGGTGAAGAGCGAGAGAAGGCCAAAGAGAATATATGGGAGCGACTCAGAGTAATTGAGGATCAATGTTTGGATGATCGGAAGAAATTCTATGGGGGAAACACAATTAACATGGTAGACATAGCTCTTGGATCCTTTGTCAAATTTATTGAGATTCAGGAAGATATGTTTGAGGTGAAGATCTTGCAAAGTGAGAGATTCCCCCGCTTGCATTTATGGTTTAATAATTTCAAGGATGTTCCGGTCATCAAAGAAAACATCCCTGCTCAAGAGAAGTTGGTGGCTTTTTATAAGCCTCTGATTGAAAAAATATTGGCATCGGCTTGAGAATATTATGGCTTTATGAATTGATATACAAAGCATTTGTATGTCATCTgtatttctttctctttttttggtacaatgtcATGTCACATGTGTATTTCTTTATGTTAATAATAGTTGCTTTATGTTGTCTTTGTACGTCAATAATGAAAGTTTAAAATGATTTCACTTTTAATATTAAGAGTATGTAGCACAcgtctaataaaaaaaattgtgattaatctAATAAAGTTATAGTTTAGTTTATTACTACTAACTACCTTTTGTAGTAGTTGATTGATTTCTACCTTATAATTGTTTTCCACCAAAACAGAGGCATTTGGTGCACAAGATTACTTcataagttttaaaaaaaatgactttaCTAGATGTAATTTTATTGAGAAATGTCGGACACTAAATGTAGTACCTTGATTCGTCATATTGTGAGTGTAGCCTCTTCCTCTAGACCCAAATCCAATTGGTCataagtttaaaattttaatatacatacattttattttttgaaaaactaacataaataCATTTagatataactttttttttatgatttgaaaaataaaattacaaatcaTTTTTTCAGTTTAATGTTATTAATTTATTAGTATATTTGTTAGTCCATTCCTTAACTAATGGTGTTTTAGCCTTTAGTTTTTGTTCCAAAACTACTGATGTTTATAGTATTTCAATGTAACTAATGTATTTTTCCAATTATATCTTTAATTGGAGAGAGTAGTTCAactacatatttatttattaatgtgTGCAGTAAACTTAAACATCAAGAATTAGGAATGGAGAGGATCGTTACTAAATAAATGCTAAGCTTTGCTGAACTTCAGAATCATACAGTATATTTTGTTGATGTATCagatttttttacaagaaaatatGCATCAACAGGTAATCAACCACGGAAATTGCTCCGAATAGGAGATAAACATACCTCATCACTCCCAGCCAATTCCTCAAAGTGTGTAATAGCGTCTTCAAGTTGAGAAAACTGAGTGGAATACTTGATATGCAGTTCATTGGTTTCAAGTTGATTAAGCTGCCACTCTGAAAGACCATCGCTAATAATTTTCAAACCACTTCTCAGCAATTCCACTCCTTTGCTAATTCCATCCGGAAGTTTCCTTTTTCTATTTGTTTGGTTCATGTCATCAACTTCCATGCTATTTGATTGGATCTTGTCATCAATTTCCATACTCTCACATTCCTCTCTCTGTTCAGCATTGACTGAAATGTTATGGATCATCTGTTTTAGTATAAGACCTTCTCTTTGTAGCAGCTCAAGCTGTTCAGGACTTGGTGCAACTGTCAGAAGAGCATTTTCCTTATTAAGAAATGCTTTAAGCTCAGCCATAAGTCCCTCTTTGGTTGCCTCTGTTCCTGAAACTACATCATATGAAAGTGCTGCATCCTCTGGAACAAATCTCCATAGTTGAGTGCACGTTGTGCCAGCACAATAACGTCCAAATGCGGCTATTGCCAAGTGAGTGAATGCCCAGTGCCGCTCTCTCAAGATCAAGTGAAATAATTCCCATGCAGCACGACTTTTTGCATCACAATCATCACTTTCTGAAAATTTCATGTGAACAAGTCCGGTGAGGAACTGAGCCAAATGCGGTTTGCATTTGTACATTATGGCTGGAGGCTCAGTGATAAAGatattttcaatcttcattatgGCCTGTTCAATATCATTTGATATGTACAGTTGTTTCAGATATGAAACGATCACTAGAATTTCACCAAAAAGCCGAAGAGAATGATCCTTTATTTCTTTGTCTACAGTACTTTTGTAGTTAGAACTAATTGAAACCAAAAACTTCAAGGTCCTTGCATCAATCTCAGTTGGCCTATCCTGGCTGCAGAAAAAGGGAACACTATTCTTAATGCTGGAATCAGAATGATAATTCTAGTTCAGTGAAGGAATAAAAGGAATCAGATTAAGACGAATGAATACCAAGTCAGATTGAACCATGCATGTGGGAGATCAAACTCATTTCTGATTTTTACTTCCAACTTAGATTGATCCTTACGATCAAGAAGACTACAAATAACAATGACAGTGATCAATAGAAATTAATAGGAAATAAAGTGTGTAGGCATATAATAATGGATATAACAGAACCAAAatatctgtaaaaaaaaaaaaaaagaaccaaATTACTTACAGTGATTGCAAAAAAGATTGCAAAGCAGCAGAAAGAATAAAAACTGGAATGCCAAACAAACCAGAGGCGCATCCCATCAATGAAGCTTCATCAAATTTGTCGATGAAGTCAAAATAATCGGATATAATTCTTTCAATGGAAGTTTTTCTCAACTCATCCGACAGCAAATCAAGCGAAAACCCTTCAACGAACAGAGCCAAATATAAAACTAATGACAATTGTGATCTCCCATCGCCAACAATAGACATGAA from Trifolium pratense cultivar HEN17-A07 linkage group LG1, ARS_RC_1.1, whole genome shotgun sequence includes these protein-coding regions:
- the LOC123914209 gene encoding probable glutathione S-transferase, whose product is MAEIKLHGFWYSPFTLRIVWTLNLKGIPYENIEEDRFNKSPQLLEYNPVHKKTPVLVHDGKPIRESMIIVEYIDEIWPHNSLLPADPYDRAQARFWVKYIDDMISAMSAHLRSRNGEEREKAKENIWERLRVIEDQCLDDRKKFYGGNTINMVDIALGSFVKFIEIQEDMFEVKILQSERFPRLHLWFNNFKDVPVIKENIPAQEKLVAFYKPLIEKILASA